TTCACCAAAAAAAATTAATGAAACCTCCCTTTGATTCCATTCTCTTATTGCAGGGGTTGAGCATCAGCAAAAAAAAGCCTGCCCAGGTACGTCACTAATTGATAAATGTCATTTTACATTGTAACGCTGCCACAATTTGAAATTAAGAGGGAGAGATATAGATTATGAGAAAATTAGAGATTAGGTACATTGCAGATGAAAGTCAAATTATTAAGATGGTAAGGAACAATAAGCATGGATAGAAAAAAAGCGGTTGAAGAAGCTATTGCATCTTTAAAAATGGAGGGCTTTGTTTTTACGGAAGAAGAGTTAGCTCTTTTTGATAGATATGCTAAAGGCGAAATATCTTCGGATGATATCAGAAAAAATACTTACGAAAAAATAGCACGTTGGAAAATTGAAAGTCCGGAATCTTTTGCAAAGGAATAACCTCGATCCCAACGTCAAGTACCTAATAAAAGATGGTGGAGTTTTTTAAAAGGAGTGAGTACTTAAAATGAATAAAACCTTTGAATACTATATGTCATTGCCTTATACCGTA
The Pelosinus sp. IPA-1 genome window above contains:
- a CDS encoding antitoxin VbhA family protein, with amino-acid sequence MDRKKAVEEAIASLKMEGFVFTEEELALFDRYAKGEISSDDIRKNTYEKIARWKIESPESFAKE